A window of Equus caballus isolate H_3958 breed thoroughbred chromosome 10, TB-T2T, whole genome shotgun sequence contains these coding sequences:
- the RWDD1 gene encoding RWD domain-containing protein 1 isoform X1, which produces MTDYVLSENPPSFTITVTSEAGENDETVQTTLKFTYSEKYPDEAPLYEIFSQENLEDNDVSDILKLLALQAEENLGMVMIFTLVTAVQEKLNEIVDQIKTRREEEKKQKEKEAEEAEKQLFHGTPVTIENFLSWKAKFDAELLEIKKKRMKEEEQAGKNKLSGKQLFETDHNLDTSDIQFLEDAGNNVEVDESLFQEMDDLELEDDEDDPDYNPADPESDLTD; this is translated from the exons TATTATCAGAAAATCCACCCAGCTTTACCATTACTGTGACCTCTGAGGCTGGAGAAAATGATGAAA CTGTCCAGACTACCCTCAAGTTTACATACAGTGAAAAATACCCAGACGAAGCCCCCCTTTATGAAATATTCTCCCAGGAAAATCTAGAAGATAATGATGtctcagacattttaaaattactagcattacag GCAGAAGAAAACCTTGGTATGGTGATGATTTTTACTTTAGTGACAGCTGtgcaagaaaaattaaatgaaatagtagaTCAGATAAAAaccagaagagaagaagaaaagaaacagaaagaaaaagaagcagaagaagctGAAAAG cAATTATTTCATGGCACTCCTGTTACAATTGAGAATTTCTTAAGTTGGAAGGCCAAGTTTGATGCagaactcttggaaattaaaaagaaacgaatgaaagaagaagaacaagcaggaaaaaataaattaagtg ggAAACAGCTGTTTGAAACAGATCATAATCTTGACACATCAGATATCCAGTTCTTGGAGGATG CTGGAAACAATGTGGAGGTAGATGAGTCTTTGTTCCAGGAAATGGATGACTTGGAGCTGGAAGATGATGAGGATGATCCAGACTACAATCCTGCCGACCCAGAGAGTGACTTGACTGACTAA
- the RWDD1 gene encoding RWD domain-containing protein 1: MTDYGEEQRNELEALESIYPDSFTVLSENPPSFTITVTSEAGENDETVQTTLKFTYSEKYPDEAPLYEIFSQENLEDNDVSDILKLLALQAEENLGMVMIFTLVTAVQEKLNEIVDQIKTRREEEKKQKEKEAEEAEKQLFHGTPVTIENFLSWKAKFDAELLEIKKKRMKEEEQAGKNKLSGKQLFETDHNLDTSDIQFLEDAGNNVEVDESLFQEMDDLELEDDEDDPDYNPADPESDLTD, from the exons TATTATCAGAAAATCCACCCAGCTTTACCATTACTGTGACCTCTGAGGCTGGAGAAAATGATGAAA CTGTCCAGACTACCCTCAAGTTTACATACAGTGAAAAATACCCAGACGAAGCCCCCCTTTATGAAATATTCTCCCAGGAAAATCTAGAAGATAATGATGtctcagacattttaaaattactagcattacag GCAGAAGAAAACCTTGGTATGGTGATGATTTTTACTTTAGTGACAGCTGtgcaagaaaaattaaatgaaatagtagaTCAGATAAAAaccagaagagaagaagaaaagaaacagaaagaaaaagaagcagaagaagctGAAAAG cAATTATTTCATGGCACTCCTGTTACAATTGAGAATTTCTTAAGTTGGAAGGCCAAGTTTGATGCagaactcttggaaattaaaaagaaacgaatgaaagaagaagaacaagcaggaaaaaataaattaagtg ggAAACAGCTGTTTGAAACAGATCATAATCTTGACACATCAGATATCCAGTTCTTGGAGGATG CTGGAAACAATGTGGAGGTAGATGAGTCTTTGTTCCAGGAAATGGATGACTTGGAGCTGGAAGATGATGAGGATGATCCAGACTACAATCCTGCCGACCCAGAGAGTGACTTGACTGACTAA
- the RWDD1 gene encoding RWD domain-containing protein 1 isoform X2: MMKKNLLSYFSLTHSVQTTLKFTYSEKYPDEAPLYEIFSQENLEDNDVSDILKLLALQAEENLGMVMIFTLVTAVQEKLNEIVDQIKTRREEEKKQKEKEAEEAEKQLFHGTPVTIENFLSWKAKFDAELLEIKKKRMKEEEQAGKNKLSGKQLFETDHNLDTSDIQFLEDAGNNVEVDESLFQEMDDLELEDDEDDPDYNPADPESDLTD, translated from the exons ATGATGAAA AAAAATCTGTTGAGCTACTTTTCATTGACACATT CTGTCCAGACTACCCTCAAGTTTACATACAGTGAAAAATACCCAGACGAAGCCCCCCTTTATGAAATATTCTCCCAGGAAAATCTAGAAGATAATGATGtctcagacattttaaaattactagcattacag GCAGAAGAAAACCTTGGTATGGTGATGATTTTTACTTTAGTGACAGCTGtgcaagaaaaattaaatgaaatagtagaTCAGATAAAAaccagaagagaagaagaaaagaaacagaaagaaaaagaagcagaagaagctGAAAAG cAATTATTTCATGGCACTCCTGTTACAATTGAGAATTTCTTAAGTTGGAAGGCCAAGTTTGATGCagaactcttggaaattaaaaagaaacgaatgaaagaagaagaacaagcaggaaaaaataaattaagtg ggAAACAGCTGTTTGAAACAGATCATAATCTTGACACATCAGATATCCAGTTCTTGGAGGATG CTGGAAACAATGTGGAGGTAGATGAGTCTTTGTTCCAGGAAATGGATGACTTGGAGCTGGAAGATGATGAGGATGATCCAGACTACAATCCTGCCGACCCAGAGAGTGACTTGACTGACTAA
- the RWDD1 gene encoding RWD domain-containing protein 1 isoform X3 yields the protein MVMIFTLVTAVQEKLNEIVDQIKTRREEEKKQKEKEAEEAEKQLFHGTPVTIENFLSWKAKFDAELLEIKKKRMKEEEQAGKNKLSGKQLFETDHNLDTSDIQFLEDAGNNVEVDESLFQEMDDLELEDDEDDPDYNPADPESDLTD from the exons ATGGTGATGATTTTTACTTTAGTGACAGCTGtgcaagaaaaattaaatgaaatagtagaTCAGATAAAAaccagaagagaagaagaaaagaaacagaaagaaaaagaagcagaagaagctGAAAAG cAATTATTTCATGGCACTCCTGTTACAATTGAGAATTTCTTAAGTTGGAAGGCCAAGTTTGATGCagaactcttggaaattaaaaagaaacgaatgaaagaagaagaacaagcaggaaaaaataaattaagtg ggAAACAGCTGTTTGAAACAGATCATAATCTTGACACATCAGATATCCAGTTCTTGGAGGATG CTGGAAACAATGTGGAGGTAGATGAGTCTTTGTTCCAGGAAATGGATGACTTGGAGCTGGAAGATGATGAGGATGATCCAGACTACAATCCTGCCGACCCAGAGAGTGACTTGACTGACTAA